The following are encoded in a window of Primulina eburnea isolate SZY01 chromosome 4, ASM2296580v1, whole genome shotgun sequence genomic DNA:
- the LOC140830861 gene encoding large ribosomal subunit protein uL2 encodes MGRVIRSQRKGAGSVFKSHTHHRKGPARFRSLDFGERNGYLKGVITDIIHDPGRGAPLARVTFRHPFRYKHQKELFVAAEGMYTGQFVYCGKKANLIVGNVLPIRSIPEGAVVCNVEHHVGDRGVFARASGDYAVVISHNPDNGTSRIKLPSGAKKIVPSGCRAMIGQVAGGGRTEKPLLKAGNAYHKFRVKRNSWPKVRGVAMNPVEHPHGGGNHQHIGHASTVRRDAPPGQKVGLIAARRTGRLRGQAAATAAKADKA; translated from the exons ATGGGACGGGTGATTCGTTCACAGCGTAAAGGAGCTGGATCCGTGTTCAAGTCTCACACGCACCACCGGAAGGGACCGGCCAGATTCCGATCCCTCGATTTCGGCGAGCGTAATGGGTACTTGAAGGGAGTCATCACCGACATCATCCACGACCCCGGTCGTGGCGCTCCCCTCGCTCGCGTCACCTTCCGCCACCCCTTCCGCTACAAGCACCAGAAGGAGCTCTTCGTCGCCGCCGAGGGCATGTACACCGGGCAGTTCGTGTATTGTGGGAAGAAAGCTAACCTCATAGTCGGTAATGTTCTCCCGATCAGATCCATACCCGAGGGTGCCGTCGTCTGCAACGTCGAACACCACGTCGGTGATCGTGGCGTTTTTGCTAGAGCTTCTGGTGATTATGCTGTCGTCATTTCTCACAACCCCGATAATGGTACCTCTAG AATTAAGCTTCCATCAGGAGCCAAGAAAATTGTGCCTAGTGGTTGTCGTGCGATGATTGGCCAAGTTGCAGGAGGAGGTCGAACAGAGAAACCACTTTTGAAGGCTGGAAATGCATATCACAAATTCCGAGTGAAGAGAAATTCTTGGCCCAAGGTCCGTGGTGTTGCTATGAATCCTGTGGAGCATCCTCATGGAGGTGGTAACCACCAACATATTGGTCATGCTAGTACTGTCCGTCGTGATGCTCCACCTGGGCAGAAGGTTGGTCTTATTGCTGCCAGGAGAACTGGTCGTCTGCGTGGTCAAGCTGCTGCTACTGCAGCCAAAGCAGACAAGGCGTAG